Below is a genomic region from Rhodococcus sp. WMMA185.
CATTCGAGAAGGATCCCGAGACCAAGGTGATCGTGATGATCGGTGAGATCGGTGGCGATGCCGAGGAGCGTGCTGCCGACTACATCAAGGCCAACGTCACCAAGCCGGTCGTCGGCTACGTGGCAGGCTTCACCGCCCCGGAGGGCAAGACAATGGGCCACGCAGGCGCCATCGTCTCCGGTTCTTCGGGAACAGCACAGGCCAAGAAGGACGCCCTCGAGGCTGCCGGAGTCAAGGTTGGCAAGACTCCGTCCGAGACTGCTGAGCTCGCTCGCGAGATTCTGCAGAGCCTGTCCGTTCAGGCCTGACCGCTCGGCGTCGGTTCGTGGCCGGTGTGTCCCGGGGATCACCGGCCACGAACCCCCGTCAGGCGTCAACCCACATCTCGCCAGCCGGATCGAGTGTCCCCGCTCCGGATGTGGCGGCCGCGACCATCTCCGCCAGTTCCGTCGAGTCGTGCGCAACTAGCGTGAGGACAGCACGCTCCCCGTAGGTCGTGTGCACTACACCCACGCCCCGCGCTCGAAGCTCGGCCTCTACTCGTCCCGCCTCGGAGTGCTCCACCGCAAGCGTGTACAGGTGACGGCGTTCTCGTCGCACGAGTGGAGCGATGTCGAGTGCAGCGCTCACCGCGCCGGAGTAGGCGCGCACCAATCCGCCTGCCCCCAACTTGATTCCCCCGAAGTACCTCGTCACCACCACCACGACATCGACCAATTCGCGTGCACGAAGGACCTGAAGCATCGGCACACCCGCGGTGCCACCCGGTTCGCCGTCATCGTTTGCGCGCTCGACTCGGTCGCTCGGTCCGTCGCCGACGATGTATGCCGAACAATGATGTCGCGCATCGGAGTAGGCGCGGCGCTGCTCCTGTACGAACCCGTGCGCGGCCCCGGAATCCTCAACGCGCCGAACTGCCGCGATGAAGCGCGAATGTTTCACCTCCGTCTCCACGGATACAGTCGTGGCGCGCGGTGCGAGGGTGAAGGGCATCTGATCATCATCTCCTGGCAGGTGCGCAGATCGAGCCGCTGCTCGATGGCTACCCGTAAGCTAACGTCGGAAGGGCGCACGCAGACGAGTACCTGTCGACTAGGAGAAGTCATGACGTATACCCCTGGAGGGTCGAGCTATGGTCCGCCCGCGAAACCAGCGGAGGGGGGCGAATCCAGGGGTCTGGGCTTCTTCCTCCTGGTCGGCGTCGCCGGTCTCGGTGCGGTGAACCTGCTACTCGGGTTCGCGCCTTACGCCACTATCAGAGACACGTTCAGGGAAGGGTCCGCCAACTCCTTCGAGGTTCTCGGCGTAACCGGCTTAGGACTCCTGCTTCTCGGCGGCCTGCTCGCGGCGGTATCTCTCCTTCCGAAGCAGTCGTACGTGGGCGCGGCAGCCGCATCGACGATAGCGGGTTGGGTTCTCGCGCTGTTGATTTTCCTCTACGTCGAGGTCAATGCGGGTTGGGGTGCGATCCTGATCCTCATCCTCGGATTCGTGCAGTCGGCCGTAGCCATCGCAGCTTTGCTGTTCGAGGCGGGGGTCCTCGAGCAGTCCTCGTCCTCGCCTTCCCCTGCAGCAGGTTTCGGCCAGCCGGGTCAGCCAGGCGAGGCGTCGAAGGGTTACGGTCAGCCGCCGCAGCAATCGTATGGCCAGCAACCGCAGGGCTACGGTCAGCCGCCGCAGCAATCGTATGGCCAGCAACCGCAAGGCTACGGTCAGCCGCCGCAGCAATCGTATGGCCAGCAACCGCAAGGCTACGGTCAGCCGCCGCAGGGTTACGGCCAGCAGAATCAGCCAGGTTACGGCCCATCGGGTTACGGCCAGCCAACCTACGGCCAGCCAACCTACGGCCAGTCAGGCTACGGCCAGCAGGGTCAGCCGTCGCCGAGCCAGGCCGGCGGATATGGCCAACGCTATGGGCAAGCGCCACAGCCGCAGCAGGGTTACGGAGCCGGTGCAGGGTCCGCGTCCACGCCGTACGACGCCCCGACGACCGCGTACCAGCAACCGCAAGGCCCCGCCACTCCGCAGACCCCCGCCTCGCCATCCCCGACCGGACCGGGCGACGCCGGCGACGATTCGGCTCGGCAAGAGTCACCGGCTTCAGACACTCAGTCCGAGCCCTCGCCGGAGGAGCGAACGCTGGAATACGGTGAGGAACCGGCTGCCGAGCAGCAGCCCGGTTCAGGCGACAAGGCCGAAGACGATAGCGGAATCCCGCCGACCGAGGCGTTCGACTCGCTTGCCGTCAGGGACGACGAGGACGACAAACAAGACAAGTAGGATCCAGCGAGCAGGTGGCCTCCGACCGAGTGTGGTCGGAGGCCACTTCTGTCCGGCGCGCCTGCCCGTCGCCGTATCGTCGGAGTGTCACTCTCGAGGGGATGAGTCCATTGATTGATCGTGCGCAGGGCACTGCTCGGGGCACCGGAGGGCGAAAATCCGCTGACGCCGAGCGGCGAGTCCGTCGGCAGCGACCGGTTCCGGATACTGAAGTCGACGAGACGCGGATGCTGCTGACTCTCGCGTTCCGGCCGGCTGCTGTCACCGTCGTCCTGCTCTCGACATTGATTGTGGTGACGCTGGTCGTGGCCAGCAGCGACTTGACGGGAACGTTCGGGGCCATCGCCGCGGGGTGGCTGGCGATCCATCAGGTGCCTTTGACGATTGAAGGCACCACGCTCGGTGTTCTCCCGCTGTTCCCGACCCTCGGCCTGGGGTGGGCGGTCGCTCGAGGCTGCGCGGCAGCCGTGACACCGGAATCCTCGCCACGGCAGGCCTTCCGAGTCATCGGCGCAGCCGTCGCCGGGCCACTGGTCGTTACGGCCATCGCGCTAGCCGTGATCGCGGACGCGTCCGCCGTAATTCCACTGTCCTCGCCGCACGCGCTCACGGCGTTCGCGTGGGTGTTCTTCGTGCACCTGCTCGCGGCGGCGATCGGAGTCGTTGCCGCGACATGGCCGACGCTCGGCGCGCACGTACCGTCTTGGGCCCGCGACGCGGTCCGGCCGGGACTGCGCGCGATGATGGCCATACTCGGCGCCGGTGCGGGCGCGGTCACGATTTCGCTGCTGATGGGGTGGTCGACAGTCGGCTCGCTTCTCGAACGCGGCGATGACACCGTCGGAATGCTGGGGCTGACGATCCTGTCGGTGCTCTATCTGCCGAACGTCGTAGTCGGTGCCGCCGCTGCTCTCACGGGAGCGACTGCGCAATTCGGTGATGTCTCGGTCAGTGTCTTCGGTAACGTCGGCGGTTCGCTACCTCCGCTGCCGCTACTCGGTGCGGTTCCCGACGGAGTCGCCGGTGGTTTCTGGCCGGCCTTGCTGGTGATTCCACTGCTGATCGGAGTCGTGCTCGGACGGGATTGTGGGCGCCGGATCGACGGCCAGCAGGCCTTGTTCGCCGTGCTGATCGCGGCCGCCGGTGTGGGCATCATCTTGTCGGTACTCGGACTCGTGTCGGGAGGCAGGCTCGGTGCGTTCGGAATGGTTCAGTTCGGCTGGTGGGTCTTCGGGTTGCTGACGTTCGCGTGGCTGGCGTTCGCGGGGGCGGCGACGGCGGTAATCGTGGTCTGGCACCACGGCCGCGGCGAAACCGGGGAAGCCGAGTCCGGGTTGGATGAGAAGGACGAGGAGCCTCGACTACCCGGCGCGCAGGACGTACGTGCCATCGCCGCTCCAGTCGGCGAGGAGTCATCGATTCTGCCCGGTGACCCCGCTACCGGTGTCATAGAGGCCGAACTGGTTGATGACTCGGGCGCACCCACGACATCCGAACCGCCGACGGTGGTTGCGGTTGGGGCCGGGGTCGTCGACGCGGAAATCGAAGTCGACGAGGTCGCGAACCCCGAAGTGGACCTGCCAGAGGAGTCCACACCTCCCAGCGACTAGGCTCTTGGGCGGTTGGCGTTTCGACCGCCACCTTGCCACTCGTCCTTCGGTTCACCCGGCCTAACGATTGTTCAGGAGTAGAGCGCTGACTTCCTCGCGTGACCACCTCAGGCCTACGACGGAGGCTTCGGACTCGTCGGTGGCGCGCCCACCCGCGCGGGTCGTCGTACTCGCATCTGGTGCGGGAACCCTGTTGAAGTCGCTGATCGAGGCGTCGAGGGCCGACGGGTACCCGGCGAAAATCGTCGCCGTTGGCGTCGACCGCGACTGCGGCGCCAT
It encodes:
- a CDS encoding IMPACT family protein, translating into MPFTLAPRATTVSVETEVKHSRFIAAVRRVEDSGAAHGFVQEQRRAYSDARHHCSAYIVGDGPSDRVERANDDGEPGGTAGVPMLQVLRARELVDVVVVVTRYFGGIKLGAGGLVRAYSGAVSAALDIAPLVRRERRHLYTLAVEHSEAGRVEAELRARGVGVVHTTYGERAVLTLVAHDSTELAEMVAAATSGAGTLDPAGEMWVDA
- a CDS encoding DUF5336 domain-containing protein — encoded protein: MTYTPGGSSYGPPAKPAEGGESRGLGFFLLVGVAGLGAVNLLLGFAPYATIRDTFREGSANSFEVLGVTGLGLLLLGGLLAAVSLLPKQSYVGAAAASTIAGWVLALLIFLYVEVNAGWGAILILILGFVQSAVAIAALLFEAGVLEQSSSSPSPAAGFGQPGQPGEASKGYGQPPQQSYGQQPQGYGQPPQQSYGQQPQGYGQPPQQSYGQQPQGYGQPPQGYGQQNQPGYGPSGYGQPTYGQPTYGQSGYGQQGQPSPSQAGGYGQRYGQAPQPQQGYGAGAGSASTPYDAPTTAYQQPQGPATPQTPASPSPTGPGDAGDDSARQESPASDTQSEPSPEERTLEYGEEPAAEQQPGSGDKAEDDSGIPPTEAFDSLAVRDDEDDKQDK
- a CDS encoding cell division protein PerM, translated to MIDRAQGTARGTGGRKSADAERRVRRQRPVPDTEVDETRMLLTLAFRPAAVTVVLLSTLIVVTLVVASSDLTGTFGAIAAGWLAIHQVPLTIEGTTLGVLPLFPTLGLGWAVARGCAAAVTPESSPRQAFRVIGAAVAGPLVVTAIALAVIADASAVIPLSSPHALTAFAWVFFVHLLAAAIGVVAATWPTLGAHVPSWARDAVRPGLRAMMAILGAGAGAVTISLLMGWSTVGSLLERGDDTVGMLGLTILSVLYLPNVVVGAAAALTGATAQFGDVSVSVFGNVGGSLPPLPLLGAVPDGVAGGFWPALLVIPLLIGVVLGRDCGRRIDGQQALFAVLIAAAGVGIILSVLGLVSGGRLGAFGMVQFGWWVFGLLTFAWLAFAGAATAVIVVWHHGRGETGEAESGLDEKDEEPRLPGAQDVRAIAAPVGEESSILPGDPATGVIEAELVDDSGAPTTSEPPTVVAVGAGVVDAEIEVDEVANPEVDLPEESTPPSD